Proteins encoded within one genomic window of Deltaproteobacteria bacterium:
- a CDS encoding 3-oxoacyl-ACP reductase FabG: protein MRLKDRTAIVTGGAKGLGRAFALEMAREGARVMVVTRRDLDNLRETVRLIREMGGDAVDFQADVSREEDTLAMARAAYEAFGRIDILINNAAVYDGIRRRPFQEIDLEEWNLVMAVNVKGAFLCARAVFPYMKEQGYGKIVNLASEVFFTGSHGFAHYVASKGGIIGLTRALAVELGPHNICINCIAPGFTDTEASRGLADVAKYDTSKTPLRRLERPEDLTGAAVFLASPESDFITGQTILVDGGRAMH, encoded by the coding sequence ATGCGGCTCAAGGACAGAACGGCCATAGTGACCGGGGGCGCGAAGGGGCTCGGCAGGGCCTTCGCCCTTGAAATGGCCCGGGAAGGCGCCCGCGTGATGGTGGTCACCCGAAGGGATCTGGACAATCTCCGGGAGACCGTGAGGCTGATCCGGGAAATGGGTGGTGACGCCGTGGACTTCCAGGCCGATGTTTCCCGCGAAGAGGATACCCTGGCCATGGCCAGAGCCGCCTATGAAGCCTTCGGGCGGATCGATATTCTGATCAACAACGCGGCCGTCTACGACGGCATCCGCAGGAGACCCTTCCAGGAAATCGACCTTGAAGAATGGAACCTGGTCATGGCGGTCAACGTCAAGGGGGCCTTTCTGTGCGCCAGGGCGGTCTTTCCCTACATGAAAGAACAGGGATACGGGAAGATCGTGAACCTGGCCTCCGAGGTCTTCTTTACAGGATCCCACGGTTTCGCCCACTACGTGGCCTCCAAGGGAGGCATCATCGGGTTGACCCGGGCCCTTGCAGTCGAACTGGGACCCCACAACATCTGTATCAACTGTATAGCCCCCGGATTTACGGATACCGAAGCGAGCCGCGGCCTGGCCGACGTGGCCAAGTACGATACCTCCAAGACCCCCTTGCGGAGGCTGGAACGTCCCGAGGACCTTACGGGCGCCGCCGTTTTCCTGGCCTCCCCCGAGAGCGATTTCATCACCGGCCAGACCATTCTGGTGGACGGCGGGCGGGCCATGCATTGA